Proteins encoded together in one Planctomyces sp. SH-PL14 window:
- a CDS encoding APC family permease codes for MSDDLVPPGAPGGELAPQGIPESAEILPSGPSHVPLKRVVGVGGATMMGLGSIVGTGIFVSLGLAAGSAGPAVLLAIAVASLVAVCNGLSSAQLAAAHPVSGGTYEYGHRWLHPLLGFVAGWMFLCAKAASAATAALGIAGHVAQAPSIGPDATVGIALALVAGLTGIVTAGLRISSAANTVFVSVTLAALALFIGAGLFSGGGPEPERFRPFFAPISSDATPLGGFLQACALMFVAFTGYGRVATLGEEIVDPARSIPRAVVSTLAVSAALYVGVAFVALGTASAAELEQAARRTGTPLELVADRLHVLGLTPLVQVGAVTAMLGVMLNLLLGLSRVVLAMGRRRDLPGLFSILDGRSASPVAAILLVGGLIGGLVLVGDVKTTWSFSAFTVLIYYSLTNLCVLRMPPAERRYSGALAAFGLAACLFLAFWIDRRVWLVGLGFIAAGAAWWWVAEQVRRRRGGEAPLRSS; via the coding sequence ATGTCGGATGACCTCGTGCCGCCGGGTGCGCCGGGGGGAGAACTTGCGCCGCAAGGGATACCGGAATCGGCCGAAATTCTTCCTTCCGGGCCCTCCCATGTCCCCCTGAAGCGCGTCGTCGGGGTCGGCGGCGCAACGATGATGGGGCTGGGATCGATCGTCGGCACCGGGATCTTCGTGAGCCTGGGATTGGCGGCGGGGAGCGCGGGTCCGGCCGTGCTGCTGGCGATCGCCGTGGCTTCGCTGGTCGCGGTCTGCAATGGACTGAGCAGCGCGCAGCTGGCGGCGGCCCATCCGGTCAGCGGAGGGACGTATGAGTACGGACACCGGTGGCTGCATCCGCTCCTCGGGTTTGTTGCGGGCTGGATGTTTCTGTGCGCGAAGGCCGCTTCGGCGGCCACGGCGGCTCTCGGGATCGCCGGCCACGTTGCCCAGGCGCCATCGATCGGCCCCGATGCGACGGTCGGCATTGCGCTCGCCCTGGTCGCCGGGCTGACCGGGATTGTGACGGCCGGTCTTCGGATCAGCAGTGCGGCGAACACCGTCTTCGTCTCGGTGACGCTCGCGGCGCTGGCCCTCTTCATTGGCGCCGGACTCTTCTCGGGCGGCGGACCGGAGCCGGAGCGGTTTCGTCCGTTCTTCGCGCCGATCTCATCCGACGCGACACCTCTGGGCGGCTTTCTCCAGGCGTGCGCCCTGATGTTCGTCGCCTTCACCGGGTACGGGCGCGTCGCGACTCTCGGCGAGGAGATCGTCGACCCCGCCCGGAGCATCCCGCGGGCGGTCGTATCGACCTTGGCGGTCTCGGCCGCGCTCTACGTCGGTGTGGCGTTCGTGGCTCTCGGCACCGCCTCGGCCGCCGAGCTGGAGCAGGCAGCCCGCCGCACCGGAACCCCTCTGGAGCTTGTTGCGGATCGGCTGCATGTCCTCGGTCTCACCCCGCTGGTCCAGGTTGGCGCCGTGACCGCCATGCTGGGAGTCATGCTCAACCTGCTTCTGGGACTCTCGCGGGTCGTCCTGGCGATGGGGCGGCGCCGGGATCTTCCGGGCCTGTTCTCGATTCTGGACGGCCGATCGGCTTCCCCGGTTGCCGCGATCCTGCTTGTCGGGGGCCTCATCGGTGGGCTGGTCCTTGTCGGCGACGTGAAGACGACCTGGTCGTTCAGCGCCTTCACGGTCCTGATCTACTACTCGCTGACGAACCTCTGCGTCCTGCGGATGCCTCCCGCGGAGCGGCGATACTCCGGGGCCCTGGCTGCATTCGGGCTGGCGGCCTGCCTGTTTCTTGCCTTCTGGATTGACCGCCGCGTGTGGCTCGTCGGTCTGGGGTTCATCGCCGCGGGAGCGGCGTGGTGGTGGGTCGCGGAACAGGTGCGCCGCAGGAGAGGTGGCGAGGCTCCGCTCCGGTCATCATGA